From Thermus neutrinimicus, a single genomic window includes:
- a CDS encoding polyprenyl synthetase family protein, whose protein sequence is MVLPDLEAPLLRFEEALSELVQSDVLFVRLIHQDLVAAGGKRIRPRLVFLASRALGGAPFEMELALAVELLHSATLLHDDLIDDAETRRGKEAAFRRYGNAVSVLSGDFLLSRLLHVIAKTGRMELVERFAQVAKTLSEGEVLQFQVAALEDYSLDNYERIITAKTAVLMELSTEGPALLKGVDGEVREALARFGLHYGQAFQMRDDYLDLMGTPEALGKPVGGDVREGKATLITLLLMERFPEVREVLRRKGREEGDLDRLRALARESGVAEEVERRIRERALMAAAALKPLPPSPYKEALEALALREAERLS, encoded by the coding sequence GTGGTTCTACCCGACCTCGAGGCCCCCCTCCTCCGCTTTGAGGAGGCCCTTTCGGAGCTGGTGCAGTCCGACGTCCTCTTTGTCCGCCTCATCCATCAGGACCTGGTGGCGGCGGGGGGGAAGCGCATCCGCCCCCGCTTGGTCTTCTTGGCCTCGAGGGCCCTTGGGGGAGCTCCCTTTGAGATGGAGCTGGCCCTGGCGGTGGAGTTGTTGCACTCCGCCACCCTTCTCCACGACGACCTCATCGACGATGCGGAAACCCGCCGGGGCAAGGAGGCCGCCTTCCGCCGGTACGGCAACGCGGTTTCCGTGTTGTCGGGGGACTTTCTCCTTTCCCGGCTCCTCCACGTGATCGCCAAAACGGGAAGGATGGAGCTGGTGGAGCGCTTCGCCCAGGTGGCCAAGACCTTGAGCGAAGGGGAGGTATTGCAGTTCCAGGTGGCGGCTTTGGAGGACTACTCCCTGGACAACTACGAGCGCATCATCACCGCCAAAACGGCGGTGCTTATGGAACTCAGCACGGAAGGCCCCGCCCTTCTCAAGGGGGTGGATGGGGAGGTGCGGGAGGCCTTGGCCCGCTTTGGCCTCCACTACGGCCAAGCCTTCCAGATGCGGGACGATTACCTGGACCTCATGGGGACCCCTGAGGCCTTGGGCAAACCCGTGGGCGGGGATGTGCGGGAGGGGAAGGCCACCCTCATCACCCTTCTCCTCATGGAGCGCTTCCCCGAGGTGCGGGAGGTCCTGAGGCGCAAGGGAAGGGAAGAGGGGGATCTGGACCGCCTGCGTGCCCTGGCCCGGGAAAGCGGGGTGGCGGAGGAGGTGGAAAGGCGTATCCGGGAGAGGGCCCTTATGGCTGCCGCGGCCCTAAAGCCCCTTCCCCCTTCCCCCTATAAGGAGGCCCTCGAGGCCCTGGCCCTAAGGGAGGCCGAGCGCCTTTCCTGA
- a CDS encoding Glu/Leu/Phe/Val family dehydrogenase, with amino-acid sequence MSLPAYRPPEDPGLWEAFLERLEKTLRVAAIHPTTVEYLAHPKRLVTVSLPVVMDDGKVRVFQGYRVVHDIARGPAKGGVRIHPKVTLGQTAGLAAWMTLKAAVYDLPFGGAAGGIAADPRLLSPRELERLVRRYTAELVNLIGPDIDVLGPDLGTDQQVMAWIMDTYSMTVGSTVPGVVTGKPHALGGSEGRDDAAGLGVALVLRELAGRRGLPLKGTKVAVQGFGQVGGSFALHAQEMGLRVVAVSTARGAMYQEEGLDVAEVLRRYEATGELPRYDLSPEELFALEVDYLVLAAIEGALDGETAKAVRAKAVLEAANFGLTLEGEAYLLGKGVLVVPDLLTGGGGLLASYLEWVQDLNMFFWSEEEVRQSFAKSVARAVAEVCDRAESLATDLRTGAMVLALERVNEATRLRGVYP; translated from the coding sequence ATGAGCCTTCCCGCCTACCGGCCTCCGGAGGACCCAGGCCTTTGGGAGGCCTTCCTGGAGCGCTTAGAAAAGACTTTGCGGGTGGCGGCGATCCACCCCACCACGGTGGAGTACCTGGCCCACCCCAAGCGCCTGGTGACGGTTTCCCTACCCGTGGTCATGGATGACGGCAAGGTGCGGGTTTTCCAGGGCTACCGGGTGGTGCACGACATCGCTCGGGGGCCGGCCAAGGGCGGGGTGAGGATTCACCCTAAGGTAACCCTGGGCCAGACCGCGGGCTTGGCCGCCTGGATGACCCTGAAGGCCGCTGTTTACGATCTCCCCTTTGGCGGGGCTGCGGGGGGGATTGCCGCCGACCCCAGGCTCCTTTCCCCCAGGGAGCTGGAACGGCTGGTGCGCCGTTACACCGCCGAGCTGGTCAACCTGATCGGGCCCGACATCGACGTCTTGGGCCCCGACCTGGGGACCGACCAGCAGGTGATGGCCTGGATCATGGACACCTACTCCATGACCGTGGGCTCCACGGTTCCGGGGGTGGTGACGGGCAAGCCCCACGCCCTGGGGGGAAGCGAGGGCCGGGACGACGCCGCTGGGCTCGGGGTGGCCTTGGTGCTCAGGGAGCTCGCTGGGCGCCGGGGGCTTCCCCTTAAGGGGACCAAGGTGGCGGTGCAGGGTTTTGGCCAGGTGGGGGGAAGCTTCGCCCTCCATGCCCAGGAGATGGGCCTGAGGGTGGTGGCGGTGTCCACGGCCCGGGGGGCCATGTACCAGGAGGAGGGGCTTGATGTGGCCGAGGTCCTGCGCCGCTACGAGGCCACGGGGGAGCTTCCCCGGTACGACCTTTCCCCGGAGGAGCTTTTCGCCTTGGAGGTGGACTACCTGGTCCTGGCGGCCATCGAGGGGGCCCTGGACGGGGAGACGGCCAAGGCGGTGCGGGCTAAGGCGGTGCTGGAGGCCGCCAACTTTGGCCTGACCCTCGAGGGGGAGGCCTACCTCCTGGGCAAGGGAGTCCTGGTGGTGCCGGACCTCCTCACGGGGGGCGGGGGGCTTCTGGCAAGTTACCTAGAGTGGGTACAAGACCTTAACATGTTCTTCTGGAGCGAGGAGGAGGTGCGGCAGAGCTTCGCCAAGAGCGTGGCCAGGGCGGTGGCCGAGGTGTGCGATAGGGCCGAGTCCCTTGCCACCGACCTGCGCACCGGGGCCATGGTCCTGGCCTTGGAGCGGGTGAACGAGGCCACGCGGCTAAGAGGCGTTTATCCTTAG
- a CDS encoding Glu/Leu/Phe/Val family dehydrogenase: MKSEPLSYLGKDGGPWEIFVEQVDRVVPYLGRYAPLAESLKRPKRVLIVDVPIHLDDGTVAHFEGYRVHHNTARGPAKGGVRYHPEVTLSEVMALAAWMTIKNAAVGLPYGGGKGGIRVDPKKLSPAELERLTRRYTSEIGILLGPDRDIPAPDVNTGEREMAWMMDTFSMNVGRTVPGVVTGKPIALGGSLGRRDATGRGVFVTARAAAEKIGLPIEGSRVILQGFGNVGNAAARVFHDHGARIIAVQDYTGTIYNEAGIDPYDLLRHVAEYGGVRGYPKAEPLPNPEFWAVPTEFLIPAALEKQITEQNAWRIQARIIAEGANGPTTPAADDILLEKGVLVVPDVIANAGGVTVSYFEWVQDFNSYFWTEEEINARLERVLRNAFEAVWQVSQEKRIPLRTAAYVVAATRVLEARALRGLYP, from the coding sequence ATGAAGAGCGAACCCCTTTCCTACCTGGGCAAGGACGGTGGTCCTTGGGAGATCTTCGTGGAGCAGGTGGACCGGGTGGTCCCCTACCTGGGGCGGTATGCCCCCTTGGCGGAAAGCCTTAAGAGGCCCAAGCGGGTCCTCATCGTGGATGTGCCCATCCACCTGGACGACGGCACCGTGGCCCATTTTGAGGGGTACCGGGTCCACCACAACACCGCCCGGGGGCCGGCCAAGGGTGGGGTGCGGTATCATCCCGAGGTGACCCTTTCCGAGGTGATGGCCCTAGCCGCCTGGATGACCATTAAGAACGCCGCGGTGGGTCTGCCCTATGGGGGTGGCAAGGGGGGCATTCGGGTGGACCCCAAGAAGCTTTCCCCGGCGGAGCTTGAGCGCCTGACCCGCCGCTACACCTCGGAGATCGGGATCCTTTTGGGACCGGATCGGGACATCCCTGCTCCCGATGTGAACACCGGGGAGCGGGAGATGGCCTGGATGATGGATACCTTCTCCATGAACGTGGGCCGCACCGTGCCCGGGGTGGTGACGGGGAAGCCCATCGCCCTGGGAGGTTCCTTAGGAAGGCGGGACGCCACGGGCCGGGGGGTGTTCGTCACCGCCAGGGCCGCGGCGGAGAAGATAGGCCTTCCCATAGAGGGAAGCCGGGTCATCCTCCAGGGCTTCGGCAACGTGGGCAATGCCGCCGCCCGCGTCTTCCACGACCACGGGGCCCGGATCATCGCCGTCCAGGACTACACGGGCACCATCTACAACGAGGCGGGCATAGACCCCTACGACCTTCTCCGGCACGTGGCGGAGTACGGGGGGGTGCGGGGCTACCCTAAGGCCGAGCCCCTGCCCAACCCGGAGTTCTGGGCGGTGCCCACGGAGTTTCTCATCCCCGCGGCTTTGGAGAAGCAGATCACCGAGCAAAACGCCTGGCGGATCCAGGCCAGGATCATCGCCGAGGGGGCCAACGGCCCCACCACCCCGGCCGCCGACGACATCCTCTTGGAGAAGGGGGTCCTGGTGGTGCCCGATGTGATCGCCAACGCCGGGGGCGTCACGGTGAGCTACTTTGAGTGGGTACAGGACTTCAACTCCTACTTCTGGACGGAGGAGGAGATTAACGCCCGTTTGGAGCGGGTCCTTAGGAATGCCTTTGAGGCGGTGTGGCAGGTGAGCCAGGAGAAGAGGATTCCCCTGCGCACAGCGGCCTATGTGGTGGCCGCCACCCGGGTCCTCGAGGCCCGGGCCCTCAGGGGGCTTTACCCCTAG